One Candidatus Babeliales bacterium DNA window includes the following coding sequences:
- the kdsA gene encoding 3-deoxy-8-phosphooctulonate synthase, producing MNQKHLWLEKMSGNEKPLFFILGPCALQDEAHTLMLAQELKKLSEQLSFNLIFKGSFDKANRISAKSYRSVGMDEGLRIFEKVKAEFDLPVVTDIHEAWQAAHVADVANVLQVPAFLCRQTDLLLAAGKTGRTVFIKKGQFVRPEKMGSLVDKVASTGNEQVWLGERGFTMGYEDLVVDPRNFPIMKRFGKPVVIDATHAVQRPGQLGDSSGGDRHFVPTIAAAAIVQGIAGVFMEVHEEPEKALCDGPNSVRLSQLPALLRYLVDLDAWAKQRPVPECP from the coding sequence ATGAACCAAAAACACCTTTGGCTTGAAAAAATGAGCGGCAACGAAAAGCCGCTTTTTTTTATTTTGGGGCCATGTGCATTGCAAGATGAAGCGCATACGCTTATGCTTGCTCAAGAACTTAAAAAGTTATCTGAACAACTCTCTTTCAACCTTATTTTTAAAGGTTCTTTTGACAAAGCGAACCGCATTTCAGCCAAAAGCTATCGTAGCGTTGGTATGGATGAAGGGTTGCGTATTTTTGAAAAAGTTAAAGCAGAGTTTGATCTTCCTGTGGTTACCGATATTCATGAAGCATGGCAGGCGGCACATGTGGCCGACGTAGCTAATGTTTTGCAAGTGCCTGCCTTTTTGTGTCGACAAACCGATCTTTTGTTGGCTGCTGGCAAGACTGGCCGAACGGTTTTCATTAAAAAGGGCCAATTTGTACGGCCTGAAAAAATGGGTTCGTTGGTCGACAAAGTTGCCTCAACAGGCAATGAGCAGGTCTGGCTTGGGGAGCGTGGCTTTACCATGGGCTATGAAGACTTGGTCGTAGACCCGCGAAATTTCCCCATTATGAAACGTTTTGGTAAGCCGGTTGTCATTGATGCTACTCATGCCGTCCAGCGTCCTGGGCAGCTTGGTGATTCGTCTGGCGGGGATCGGCACTTCGTGCCCACCATTGCAGCTGCTGCTATTGTTCAAGGGATAGCAGGGGTATTTATGGAAGTTCATGAAGAGCCTGAAAAAGCTTTGTGTGATGGTCCTAATTCGGTACGTCTTTCTCAGCTTCCAGCTCTTTTGCGATACTTAGTAGACCTTGATGCCTGGGCAAAACAGCGTCCAGTTCCCGAGTGCCCATAA
- the nusB gene encoding transcription antitermination factor NusB, giving the protein MNEKNIIDQNIVDERDNDQDFVLGEEHPLKAESRRDERFVAFHLIYALDRFDYTVSLDDLIQDFKDGFNLDVDAESFAYQLAHGVVEQRDLLDEGIKPFLKNWKLERLGCCTRLILRMALWELRQPDAIVSIVINEAVELAKAFAEKDSYKFINGILDEICKTIEKKAENKIEDEDEPKTPLA; this is encoded by the coding sequence ATGAATGAAAAAAACATCATAGATCAAAACATTGTTGATGAGCGTGATAACGATCAGGACTTTGTCCTGGGAGAAGAACATCCTTTAAAAGCAGAATCTAGACGCGATGAGCGCTTTGTTGCGTTTCATTTAATTTATGCACTTGACCGTTTTGATTATACGGTTTCATTGGATGATTTGATTCAAGACTTCAAGGATGGCTTTAACTTGGATGTTGATGCTGAGTCATTTGCTTATCAACTGGCGCATGGTGTTGTTGAGCAGCGTGATCTGCTTGATGAGGGCATTAAACCCTTTTTGAAGAATTGGAAACTTGAACGGCTTGGTTGTTGCACACGACTTATTTTGCGCATGGCATTGTGGGAGCTGCGTCAACCAGACGCTATTGTTTCCATTGTTATCAATGAAGCAGTAGAATTGGCTAAAGCATTTGCTGAAAAAGATTCGTACAAGTTCATCAATGGCATCTTGGACGAAATTTGCAAAACTATAGAAAAAAAAGCAGAAAATAAAATAGAAGACGAAGATGAACCAAAAACACCTTTGGCTTGA
- the efp gene encoding elongation factor P, giving the protein MISTSDFKKGSTKILWNNEPWLVIDYQLVKPGKGGTYLRTKMRNLLTGRMLEETFRSAEKFPEPDVEQVNMQYLYSSDDMYHFMNKEDFEQVDLSEDQIVGAKNYLKEGEAYSVMSFKGRVVSVEPPMFMILTITETMPGVKGDTAQGGSKPATLESGLVISVPLFLQEGDKIKIDTREDKYIERVN; this is encoded by the coding sequence GTGATTTCAACATCAGATTTCAAAAAAGGCTCAACAAAGATATTGTGGAATAACGAGCCGTGGCTTGTGATAGATTATCAATTGGTAAAGCCTGGTAAGGGTGGCACTTACTTGCGTACAAAAATGCGTAATTTATTGACTGGTCGTATGTTGGAAGAAACCTTCCGTTCTGCTGAAAAATTTCCAGAACCAGATGTAGAACAAGTTAACATGCAGTACCTTTATTCTTCTGATGATATGTATCACTTTATGAACAAAGAAGACTTTGAACAAGTTGATTTAAGTGAAGATCAAATTGTTGGTGCTAAAAACTATTTGAAAGAAGGCGAAGCTTACAGCGTTATGAGCTTTAAGGGTCGCGTGGTAAGTGTTGAGCCGCCAATGTTTATGATTTTGACTATTACTGAAACTATGCCTGGTGTAAAAGGTGATACCGCTCAAGGTGGTAGCAAGCCTGCAACACTTGAATCGGGTTTGGTTATTAGTGTGCCATTGTTCTTGCAAGAAGGTGATAAAATTAAAATTGATACACGCGAAGACAAATATATTGAGCGTGTAAACTAA